CGGCGGTATCTGGAAAACGCCAAAGCCCAGCTGCGGGATGTCCACGCCGTTGTTGAGGGTCACCCGGGGAACCGCGGCTCCATTAGTGGTTGATTCAGTCATGGTGAACTTTTCCTTTCGTGCCACCCGCCAGAGAAGGCGGTCTCCCTCAGCCTAGGCCCCGCGCCCCGCGAAGTGTCGGCCAAGCGGGCGCAGACCCATCCTAGGTTTCCCAGTCCTACCCAGGCGGTGGATTGAGGCATTGCGCCGGGGCACAATGGACCCATGGGTCAAAGCGTTGAGTTCGGCAAATTCCTCTCAGCCATGCGTGCCCGGCTCCAACCGGACCCGGACACCAGCTACACCGCCCGTCGCGTGCCGGGGCTGCGCCGCGAGGAGGTGGCCAGGCTCGCGGACGTGTCCACGGACTACTACACCCGCCTGGAGCAGGGCCGGAACATCCACCCGTCCCGTTCCGTGCTCCATGCGGTGGCCCGCGCGCTCCAAATGAACGACGCCGAGTCGGACCACATGCTCGACCTTCTGGAACACTGCGGCGGCCAGCCCACGGATCCTCCCGCCGCGCAGCGCGTGCGTACCTCGATGCGCCAGCTGCTGGAGGCGGTGGGCGACGTGCCCGCCGTCGTACTGGGCCGGCGCACGGACGTGCTGGCCGCCAACCGCATGGCCCGGCTGCTGTTCGGGGACTTCACCGCCTTGCCCCGCGAGCAGCGCAACTTCACGCGCTGGATCATGCTCGACCCCGGCGCGCGGGTGCTGTTCCGGGACTGGCACTGCGCGGCTGCCGATTCCGTGGCGGAACTTCGGGCCGACGTCGGCAAGCATCCCGGCGATCCCGCCGCCACGGCCCTGGTGGGCGAACTGGCTGTCAACAGTGAGGACTTCCGGCAGTGGTGGGCCCGGCACCGGGTGGCACGGAAATCGTCCGGTACACTCAAGCTCCACCACGCACTGGTGGGCGAGCTGGAGCTCGACTTCGAGCACCTGCTGCTGCCCGACGACCCCGACCAAAGCCTGCGCCTGTACACTGCGCGGAACGGCTCGCCGTCCCTTGACGCGCTCAAGCTCCTCTCCACCTGGTCGCCCGGCACGGACGCGGCGCACCCCAGCCACTCCCCCGAAGGAAGCAGCCGAGCATGAAGTACACGCACCTGGGCCGCAGCGGCCTGACCGTCTCCCGGCTCTGTCTGGGCACCATGAACTTCGGCCCGCACACCGAGGAGGCCGACGCCCACCTGATCATGGACCAGGCCCACGCCGCCGGGCTGAACTTCTTCGACACCGCCAACGTCTACGGAGGCGCCGGGCACCGCGGCTGGACCGAGGAGATCGTGGGCCGCTGGATCGCGCAGGGCGGCGGTCGGCGGGAGCGGACCGTGCTGGCCACGAAGGTCTACGGCGCCATGGGCGACTGGCCCAACGACGGCAAGCTGTCCGCCCGCAACATCCGACTGGCCCTGGACGCGAGCCTGAAGCGGCTCCAGACGGACCACGTCGACCTGTACCAGTTCCACCACGTGGACAGGGACACGCCGTGGGACGAGATCTGGCAGGCCGTGGACACCGCGGTCCAGCAGGGCAAGGTCATCTACACGGGCAGCTCCAACTTTGCCGGCTGGCACATCGCCGCCGCCCAGGAGGTCGCGGCCCGCCGCCCCGTCACGGGGCTGGTCAGCGAACAGTCCATCTACAACCTCATGGAGCGCAGCATTGAGCGGGAGGCCATCCCGGCCGCGCAGCACTATGGGCTCGGAATCCTCCCGTGGTCGCCCCTGCACGGAGGCCTCCTGGGCGGGGTCCTGGCCAAGGGGAACGACGGCGTGCGCCGCCTCGAGGGGCGCGCCGCGAAGGCGTTGGAGGCGCACCGCGACGCCATCGCCGCGTTTGAGGGCCTTGCCGCGGAGCTGGGCCACGCCCCCGGCGACGTCGCCCTGGCCTGGCTGCTCCACCAGCCGGCCGTAACGGCGCCCATCATCGGCCCGCGCACCTCCCGGCAGCTTGGCGCCGGGCTGCGGGCACTGGACGTCACCCTTGACGAGGGCGCCCTGGCACGCCTGGACGGGATTTTCCCCGGGCCGAGGACTGCACCGGAAGACTACGCGTGGTGAGCGGATTCAACGACGACCTCCGGTGGTTGAGCCCGTCGAAACCCGGCGCGAGCCCGTCGAAACCCGGAGCGAGCCCGCAAGACCGTTGGTTGAGCCCGACGAAACCCGGCGGCGGGCTGCGCGTGCTGTTTGTCGGCGGTTCGGGCGTCATCAGTGCTGCCTCCGTGGCCCGCACGGCGGACCTCGGTTTCAACGTCACCGTGCTCAATCGCGGGGTGAGCGCCGAACGGCCGGTGCCGAACGGCGTCGAACATCTGGTGGCGGATGTGCGCGACGCCGCTGCCGTCCGCCACGTGCTGGGCACCCGGACCTTTGACGTGGTGGCCGACTTCGTGACTTTCACGGCCGGGCAGGCTGCGGCCGCGGTGGAGCTGTTTGGCGGGAAGTGCGGGCAGTACATTTTCATCAGTTCGGCCTCGGCCTACCAAAAGCCGCCGGCCCGGCTGCCCATCACAGAATCGACGCCGCTGCGCAACCCGTTCTGGCAGTACTCGCGGGACAAGATCGCCTGCGAGGACGTGTTCACCGCGGCATACCGTCAGGACGGATTTCCCGTCACGGTGGTCCGGCCCTCCCACACCTACGATCCCACCAGGTTGCCCCTGCTCTTTGGCTGGACGGACGTCCACCGCATGCGGGCCGGGCTGCCGGTGGTGGTGCACGGGGACGGGACGTCGTTGTGGACGCTGACGCACACCGCCGACTTCGCCGTCGGCTTTGTCGGGCTTTTCGGCCTCAACGCGGCCGTGGGCGAAAGCTTCACCATCACCTCTGACGAGGTCCTCCCGTGGGATGCGGTGTATCGCGCCGTGGCGGCCGCCGCCGACGTCCCCGATCCGGCGCTTGTGCACGTTTCCAGCGAAACCATCGCGGCGCTGGCGCCGGAACTTGGGGCCGGGCTGCTCGGAGACAAGTCCCACTCCGTCATCTTCGACAACTCCAAGATCAAGCGTTTCGTGCCGGACTTCGGCGCCCGTATCCCGTATTCGGCAGGCGCCCGGCAGAGCATGGCATGGCACATCGACCATCCCGAGGCGCGCGTGGTGAACCCGGAATACATGGCACTCTCGGACAGGCTCGCTGCGCGGTGACTGCCGCGTGCCTGCGGTCTGGTGGAATCGATGGTGCAGCTTCTGCGGTCTGGTGGAATCGATGGTGCAGCTTCTGCGGGTTGACCCGCGGTTTGCCCGCATTACCTGCACCGCCGATTCTCACCCCCGGCGCCAGCCCGCATTACCTGCACCGCCGATTCTCACCCCCGGCGCCAGCCCCGGGGTCTCGACAAAGTCCCAAGCCCGCGAGGAACGAGCGAACGTCAATATCTCGAACCTCAAC
This genomic stretch from Arthrobacter dokdonellae harbors:
- a CDS encoding helix-turn-helix transcriptional regulator gives rise to the protein MGQSVEFGKFLSAMRARLQPDPDTSYTARRVPGLRREEVARLADVSTDYYTRLEQGRNIHPSRSVLHAVARALQMNDAESDHMLDLLEHCGGQPTDPPAAQRVRTSMRQLLEAVGDVPAVVLGRRTDVLAANRMARLLFGDFTALPREQRNFTRWIMLDPGARVLFRDWHCAAADSVAELRADVGKHPGDPAATALVGELAVNSEDFRQWWARHRVARKSSGTLKLHHALVGELELDFEHLLLPDDPDQSLRLYTARNGSPSLDALKLLSTWSPGTDAAHPSHSPEGSSRA
- a CDS encoding aldo/keto reductase, whose protein sequence is MKYTHLGRSGLTVSRLCLGTMNFGPHTEEADAHLIMDQAHAAGLNFFDTANVYGGAGHRGWTEEIVGRWIAQGGGRRERTVLATKVYGAMGDWPNDGKLSARNIRLALDASLKRLQTDHVDLYQFHHVDRDTPWDEIWQAVDTAVQQGKVIYTGSSNFAGWHIAAAQEVAARRPVTGLVSEQSIYNLMERSIEREAIPAAQHYGLGILPWSPLHGGLLGGVLAKGNDGVRRLEGRAAKALEAHRDAIAAFEGLAAELGHAPGDVALAWLLHQPAVTAPIIGPRTSRQLGAGLRALDVTLDEGALARLDGIFPGPRTAPEDYAW
- a CDS encoding NAD-dependent epimerase/dehydratase family protein; the protein is MSPTKPGGGLRVLFVGGSGVISAASVARTADLGFNVTVLNRGVSAERPVPNGVEHLVADVRDAAAVRHVLGTRTFDVVADFVTFTAGQAAAAVELFGGKCGQYIFISSASAYQKPPARLPITESTPLRNPFWQYSRDKIACEDVFTAAYRQDGFPVTVVRPSHTYDPTRLPLLFGWTDVHRMRAGLPVVVHGDGTSLWTLTHTADFAVGFVGLFGLNAAVGESFTITSDEVLPWDAVYRAVAAAADVPDPALVHVSSETIAALAPELGAGLLGDKSHSVIFDNSKIKRFVPDFGARIPYSAGARQSMAWHIDHPEARVVNPEYMALSDRLAAR